A genomic segment from Spinacia oleracea cultivar Varoflay chromosome 3, BTI_SOV_V1, whole genome shotgun sequence encodes:
- the LOC130470079 gene encoding glutathione S-transferase T3-like produces MDPNYHSQNLENNFDDFDLNSDNNQHPSYDSYSQGNSSSQNFQQSFYANTIVDREVIEERVMETQEPIMTHPLPVNPNQPIKVASQSRSTNIRKTDIWRQAAAHYSQIQVGRPYKLPIRNAKCLESRWGRTSPDIMLWAASFEKAGRLFASGNNDADQVATADQLFRTENKKNFTLMHVWKMLTKENPKWRVMMRWGMSKTERETYDASLPISTEESDGSGKRTGVDDDDGVKKAKARRKGKGAESSEAVSSFGSRLQANTEVRNNEHELNLKRFEREAEKTIMRRRQLDIEEQRIQLDKQKMKHDFLQTLVSKACLTPDEEKVKARLMLEFYGGDN; encoded by the exons atggacCCTAATTACCATTCTcaaaatttagaaaacaattttgatgattttgatctcAACTCTGACAACAATCAGCATCCCAGCTATGATTCTTATTCGCAGGGTAATTCTTCCTCTCAAAATTTCCAACAATCTTTTTATGCTAACACTATTGTTGACCGTGAAGTTATAGAGGAACGTGTTATGGAGACACAAGAGCCGATCATGACACATCCATTGCCCGTCAACCCAAATCAACCAATTAAGGTTGCATCTCAGTCTCGAA GCACCAACATAAGAAAAACTGATATTTGGAGGCAAGCTGCTGCGCACTATAGCCAAATTCAAGTAGGTAGACCGTACAAACTTCCTATAAGAAATGCAAAATGTTTAGAGAGTCGTTGGGGAAGGACGTCTCCAGACATCATGTTGTGGGCTGCTAGTTTTGAAAAGGCTGGTAGGTTATTTGCAAGTGGGAATAATGATGCGGACCAAGTTGCTACCGCTGACCAGTTATTCCGcacagaaaacaaaaagaacttCACATTGATGCATGTTTGGAAGATGCTTACTAAAGAAAACCCAAAGTGGAGGGTGATGATGAGGTGGGGTATGTCAAAGACAGAGAGAGAAACATACGATGCCAGTCTACCAATTTCTACTGAAGAGAGTGATGGAAGTGGCAAGAGAACTGGagttgatgatgatg ATGGTGTAAAGAAAGCTAAGGccagaagaaaaggaaaagggGCAGAATCATCAGAGGCAGTTTCGTCTTTTGGAAGTCGTTTGCAAGCTAACACTGAAGTGAGGAATAATGAGCACGAACTTAATTTAAAGAGATTCGAGCGAGAAGCAGAAAAGACTATAATGAGGAGGCGACAACTTGACATAGAGGAACAGAGAATTCAGTTGGATAAGCAAAAAATGAAACATGATTTCTTGCAAACATTGGTGTCTAAGGCTTGTCTAACTCCTGATGAGGAAAAAGTTAAGGCAAGATTGATGTTGGAGTTTTATGGTGGTGATAATTAG
- the LOC110794596 gene encoding uncharacterized protein yields MLFEYSSSSESADENPYGEVDRMVDEFVTHHLPNTFFPRGPRLRNVNDTIPIPADRNREEGHNRLFNDYFAENPVYSDRQFRRRFQMRRPLFCRIMNKVVENDVFLQQRRNAAEKLGLSGLQKCTAAIRMLAYGLAPDAIDEYLRMGETTSKKSLLHFTQGVIKHFEEDYLRSPTDEDLRRILYQNEMRGFPGMIGSIDCMHWEWKNCPTAWRVNTKDAAGKHPKFLKLLQIKIYGFGIHFLVNGHEYNMGCYLTDGIYPNWATFIQGFSRPQLETERLFANRQAHVRKDVERAFGVLQARFAIVRQPSLAYDEDILGDIMKACIILHNIIVEDERDMYARADVLRRYYEEDLSSLTATVNNGEPFEFQTGQPYSINALLGRITALRSSQIHHSLKEDLIEHN; encoded by the exons ATGTTATTTGAATACAGTTCAAGCTCAGAATCTGCTGATGAGAATCCATACGGAGAAGTTGATCGAATGGTTGACGAATTTGTCACTCATCActtaccaaacacattttttccAAGAGGTCCTAGACTTCGAAATGTGAATGATACCATTCCGATTCCAGCAGATAGAAACCGTGAAGAAGGGCATAACCGCTTGTTTAATGATTACTTTGCGGAAAATCCAGTATATTCAGACAGACAGTTTCGTCGAAGGTTTCAAATGAGAAGACCTTTGTTTTGCCGTATCATGAACAAAgtggttgaaaatgatgttttcttgcAACAGAGAAGAAATGCTGCCGAAAAATTAGGGTTATCAGGATTGCAAAAATGCACTGCAGCTATCAGAATGTTAGCGTATGGTTTGGCTCCGGATGCAATTGATGAATACCTGCGAATGGGTGAAACAACTTCAAAAAAATCATTATTACATTTCACTCAAGGGGTAATCAAGCATTTTGAAGAGGATTACCTAAGAAGTCCTACAGATGAAGACTTAAGGAGAATCCTTTATCAAAATGAAATGCGCGGATTTCCAGGCATGATCGGTAGTATTGATTGTATGCACTGGGAATGGAAGAACTGTCCTACCGCATGGAGAGTCAATACCAAGGACGCAGCGGGAAAGCATCCCAAATTCTTGAAGCTGTTGCAGATCAAGATCTATGGATTTGGCATTCATTTTTTG GTGAATGGACATGAATACAACATGGGGTGCTACCTCACAGATGGTATTTATCCAAATTGGGCTACGTTCATTCAAGGATTTTCTCGTCCCCAACTTGAAACGGAAAGGTTGTTTGCTAACAGACAAGCGCATGTTCGTAAGGATGTTGAACGTGCGTTCGGAGTTTTGCAAGCAAGATTCGCCATTGTACGACAACCATCTCTGGCTTACGATGAAGATATATTAGGCGATATAATGAAGGCTTGTATCATCTTACACAACATAATAGTTGAGGATGAACGAGATATGTATGCCCGAGCTGATGTGTTACGAAGGTACTATGAAGAAGACCTTTCGAGCTTAACCGCAACAGTGAATAATGGTGAACCCTTTGAGTTCCAGACTGGACAACCCTACTCCATTAACGCATTATTGGGGAGAATAACAGCTTTGCGTAGCAGTCAAATTCATCACTCTTTGAAAGAGGATTTAATTGAGCATAACTAG